The Polynucleobacter sp. JS-Mosq-20-D10 region TGACGCCTTGTGTTGCGCGCCCCATCTCACGAATCTCTGAGACACGAGTGCGCACCAAAATACCGCCAGTAGTGATCAACATAATTTGATCTTCTGGAGATACCAAAGCAGCGGCAACTACTTTTCCGTTTCGCTCAGTTGTCTGAATTGCAATCATGCCCTTAGTGCCACGACCATGACGGGTGTATTCACCAATCGGAGTGCGCTTACCAAAACCATTTTCTGTTGCTGTTAATACGCTACTCGGAATTACGAGGCCATTCGCATCGACGACAGCCACTTCAGCGCCTTCAGCAGCTTCGGCTGGGGCAACTAACATAGCAATGACTTGATGACCTTCACCTAAGTTCATACCGCGTACACCGCGTGCAGTACGACCCATTGGACGCACATCGTTCTCATCAAAGCGCACTGCTTTACCAGCATCAGAGAACAACATCACATCATGCTGACCATCAGTAATCGCTGCACCAACCAAGAAGTCGTTTTCATTTAAGTCGACAGCAATAATTCCGGCCTTACGTGGATTAGAGAAGTCAGATAAACGCGTCTTCTTCACTGTACCCAAGCTCGTTGCCATGAAGACATAATGATCGTCTTGATACCCCTTAATCGGGAGAATCACGGTGATCTTTTCGCCCTCAATCAGCGGGAACATATTCACGATTGGCTTGCCGCGTGAGTTACGGCTTCCTTGTGGAACTTCCCACACTTTGAGCCAATACATTCGGCCACGATCGGAGAAGCACAGAATGATGTCATGCGTATTGGCAACGAAGAGTGTCTCAATCCAATCTTCATTCTTGGTGGCTGCAGCTTGTTTGCCACGACCACCTCGTTTTTGCGCACGGTATTCACTGAGAGGCTGACTCTTCATATAGCCAGTGTTCGAGAGTGTGACCACCATATCTTGCGGAGTGATCAGGTCTTCTGTGAACAGCTCGGTGGCATTCATTTCAATAAATGAACGACGACCAGAATCACCACCAGCAATACCAAATTCCGCTTGAACTTCTTTTAACTCGGATTCAATGACTTGAGTGACGCGCTCTGGCTTAGCAAGTAAGTCGAGCAAATCCGAAATCTCCGCCATGACATCTTTGTACTCATTCACAATCTTGTCTTGCTCAAGGCCTGTCAAGCGTTGTAAACGCATCTGCAAAATTTCTTGCGCCTGGCTGTCAGACAAGCGATAGAGGCCGGTAGTTTGCATACCGTACTCTGGCAACAAACCTTCAGGACGATACGCATTGCGACCGCCTGGAGTATCTGTCTCGGCACGCGCCAACATCTCGCGCACCATGGAAGAGTCCCAAGCCTTACTCATCAATTCTTGCTTAGCAACTACTGGGTTTGCAGCAGCTTTAATGATGGCGATAAATTCATCAATATTTGCCAAGGCAACAGCCAAGCCTTCTAAGACATGGCCACGCTCGCGTGCTTTGCGTAATTCAAAAATCGTACGACGTGTAACCACTTCACGGCGATGCTGCAAGAAGTACTCGAGCATTTGCTTCAGGTTCAACAGGCGCGGCTGGTTATCTACTAGAGCCACCATGTTCATACCGAAGTTATCTTGCAGTTGAGTGCTCTTGTACAAATTATTGAGAACGACTTCAGGCACTTCACCACGCTTGAGCTCAATCACGACGCGCATACCTGACTTATCAGATTCATCGCGCAGATCAGAAATACCTTCTACTTTTTTCTCATTCACCAACTCAGCAATACGCTCGAGCAAGTTCTTTTTATTGACTTGGTATGGCAACTCATCCACGATGATGGCCTGACGAGCGCCCTTGTCGAGGTCTTCAAAGTGAGTCTTGGCGCGCATCACCACACGGCCACGGCCAGTGCGATAGCCCTCACGAACCCCTTGAACACCATAAATGATGCCGGCGGTCGGGAAATCCGGGGCAGGAATAATCTCAATCAGCTCATCAATCGAGCATTCTGGATTGTGCAATACATGTAAACAGGCTGTAACTACCTCATCTAGGTTATGCGGAGGAATATTGGTCGCCATACCCACGGCAATGCCAGAACTGCCGTTGATCAGCAAATTAGGCACTTTTGCAGGAAGAATGAGGGGCTCTTTCTCGCTGCCGTCGTAATTTGGCCCGAAATCCACGGTTTCCTTGTCCAAATCAGCCAAAAGCTCATGGGCAATCTTGCGAAGGCGGATCTCGGTGTAACGCATCGCAGCAGCGTTATCACCGTCTACGGAGCCAAAGTTACCCTGCCCGTCAACTAGCATATAGCGCAGAGAGAAGTCCTGGGCCATGCGAACAATGGTGTCATACACCGCAGAATCGCCATGTGGATGGTATTTACCGATCACATCGCCAACTATACGGGCAGATTTTTTGTAAGCACGGTTCCAATCGTTGTTTAATTCATACATTGCGAATAAGACCCGGCGATGAACCGGTTTGAGGCCGTCACGTACGTCTGGCAGAGCTCTGCCGACAATGACGCTCATTGCGTAGTCCAAATAGGACCGCCGCATTTCGTCTTCTAGGGATATTGGTAGTGTTTCTTTAGCGGCTTGTTCCATTTAGAAATAATATCATTTTGATGGCTGATAGCCCCTATGCTAAAATTTCGTCAGTTTGTACGAAATTGAGATGTGTCGCTTTGCGGTTTTTTTGCTTCAATGTAGGGCGAATTACATTTAAGTTTGACTTTAATTAAAAAAGAGATTTTTGAGGACTAAAAATGAACAAAACCCTGAAACTGGTACTTGCTGGTGTAATTACTGTTGCTGCTACTGCTGCTTCCGCCCAAAACGTTGACAACTGGGTCAACTCAACTGGTTTATCCTGGAAAAACGGCGACGGCACATTGTGCTGGCGTGATGCTAGCTGGACACCAGCAACTGCAGCTAAAGGCTGTGATGGTTTCTTAGCTCCTAAGCCTGCTGCTACATCTGGCGTTAGCCAAAGCAAGATCACTTTGCAAGCTGACACACTCTATGACTTCGATAAAGCAACATTGAAGCCAGAAGGTCAAGCAACTTTAGACAAAATTGCAAAAGATTTAAGCAAAATCAAATTAGAAGTAATTATTGCTGTTGGTAACACCGATAGCGTTGGTACTGATGCTTACAACATGGCTCTCGGCCAGCGTCGTGCTCAGTCAGTTAAAGCTTACTTAGTAAGCAAAGGTGTTGACGGTAGCCGTATTTACACAGAATCAAAAGGCAAGAGCAATCCAGTTGCAAGCAATGCAACTGCTGAAGGCCGCGCCAAGAACCGCCGCACCGACATCGAAGTTGTTGGTACAGCTGCAGTTAAGTAATTCTTTTTACTTGTAAAAAAGCCCGGTTCTGCCGGGCTTTTTTATTTCCGCTATATTCGTAATTCATTTATCTCAACGCGCTTCCCGCGCCTTTATTCCTATGAACGTCGATCAATCTGAAATCGCTAAATTTAGCGCCCTAGCCCATCGCTGGTGGGATCCCCACAGCGAATTCAAGCCTTTACATGCCATTAACCCCTTGCGACTCAATTGGATCAAGTCTTTTGTTGACCTCCAAGGCAAGAAGGTTTTAGATGTCGGTTGCGGTGGCGGAATTCTGGCAGAGTCGATTGCGCAGTCAGGCGCCGATACCTGCGGTATCGACCTATCCGAAAAGGCCCTGAAAGTCGCCGAGTTGCATGCGCTAGAGGTCGGCGCCACACTCAAATACCGCTCTATTTCAGCTGAAGCACTAGCCGAGGAAGAGCCCGGTCAGTATGACGTTGTAACCTGTATGGAGATGCTAGAACATGTTCCAGACCCAGCCTCTGTGGTTCAAGCTTGTGCAAATCTCTGCAAGCCAGGCGGCACTCTATTTTTTAGCACTCTGAATCGCAACCCCAAGTCCTACTTATTTGCGATTATTGGCGCTGAATATATCTTGCGACTGCTCCCAAAGGGTACCCACGAATATGCAAAATTCATCAAGCCCTCTGAATTAGTCGCATTTACCCGTCACGCCGGTTTAGACATGCTCGGCATGAAAGGGATGACATATAACCCCATCACGCAAGTCTATAAATTAGGGGAAGATGTAGATGTGAACTACATGATTGCAGTGCGCAAATGAATAGCGGGTTAGTAAGTCCTTACAAGGGCATCTTTTTTGATCTAGATGGCACCCTTGCTGACACAGCTCCAGACCTTGTCGCGGCTGCTAACCAGCTCCTCATTGCTCGTAATCTTCCACCCATGCAATATGAAGTATTGCGCCCCCGCGCCTCTGCAGGAGCTCGTGGACTGATTAGAGGAGCATTTGGGATCGACACCGATCACCCCGATTTCATTCCACTTCGAGATGAGTTCTTCTCAAATTATGAAAAAGCACTCTTGGTCAATAGCGTCATTTTTGATGGCGTTGATCACTTACTAGATCAATTAGATGGCGCAAAGCTACCTTGGGGTATTGTCACCAATAAAAGCGAGCGCTTTACCAATCCCCTAACTGAATTAATGGGCTTGCGCCAAAGAGCAGCATCAACAGTTTCTGGTGATACCACTCCTCATTCAAAACCCCATCCTGAGCCTATCTTGCATGCGGCTAGACTCGCCAACATTGACCCGACCAAATCGGTATACGTTGGTGATGACATCAGAGACATCGTGGCGGGCAAGGCGGCGGGCATGAAGACGATCGCAGCAGCCTATGGCTATTGCGGCTGTGAGGAGCCCCCAGAGGCCTGGGGCGCGGATTATCTCGTGCACCACCCAAAAGAATTGCTGGAAATCATCTTCCCGCAGTAGGGAGATAAAAAGATAACAAGCAATTTAGGGGTAAGCGCCTTAAAATAAAGCTACCTATGCATGAACTCCGGGGTCGACATGGTTTCGACGTGGATTACAAAGCATCAAGGGCATACCGAGGACCCGTTATCTCGTAAATCAATGGGAATGTAATAACTGCAAACGACGAACGTTTCGCACTAGCCGCTTAATTGCGGTTGCCCCTGAACTGACTCTCTCTTGGGTCAGCTAGCGAAAGCTAGATCAGGGTCATTTACAAGAGATAAGATCATTTCATGTCACGGGGAATGGTTCGAAAACTTAGTGAATCGCCAGCGTGGAACATGTCAGTCTGTGACTAGCTAGCTAAATTAAATGATATGACTAAGTATGTAGAACTTGTTGTAGAGGATTTGCGGACGCGGGTTCGATTCCCGCCGACTCCACCATTTTGAAGTCTGTAACAGTCTAACGCCACCCACTAGGGTGGCGTTTTTCTTTGCTTATATCTTTTCTTGGTATTAATTAGTTCAACGCTTTGGTGTTTTGCCAACCATCTTTACCGCCCGCAAGAAATCAAAGTCAACGCCCTTGTCTGCTTGCGTAACAGTATCTAAGAATAGTTTGAGATAGCCACGCTCTGCAGTGGGCTCTATTACTGGGTTCTCTTTTGCACGCTTAGTCAACTCTTCATCTGAGACCAACAAACTAATCTCACGATTCTTCACGCTCAAGCGGATGCGGTCTCCATTGTTTACAAATGCCAGTGGCCCACCTACTGCAGCCTCTGGAGTCACGTGCAACACAATTGTTCCGAACGCCGTACCACTCATGCGTCCATCAGAAATTCGCACAATATCCTTTACGCCAGCACGAGCCAGCTTCATCGGAATCGGAATATACCCCGCCTCTGGCATACCTGGTGCGCCCTTAGGGCCAATATTCTTGAGTACCAAAATATCATCTGCCGTCACATCTAAGTCTGGACTATCAATCCGATTGGCTAGGTCTTCACTATTTTCAAAAACAATGGCGCGACCCTCATGCTCCATGAGTTTTTCATTAGCCGCTGATTGTTTAATGATGGCGCCACCGGGCGCTAAGTTGCCATGCAAAACTGCAATGCTGCCACGTGGATAAATCGGGTTATCGAACTTGCGCACAACATCTTGTTTAAAGCTTGGTGGAGCTGCGTCAATCTCTTCACCTAAAGTGCGACCCGTTACCGTCATTGCATCTAGCTTTAATAAAGGCTTCAGCTCACGTAGTAGAGTGGTCATACCACCAGCATCATGGAAGTTTTCCATATAGTGATCACCAGAGGGCTTCAAATCTACCAACACTGGCGTCTCATCACCCATCTTATCGAGTGCATCCAAGTCAATCTCTAGACCCATACGACCAGCGATAGCAGCTAAATGTACGATGCCGTTGGTTGAGCCACCAATTGCTAATAAAACACGCATTGCGTTTTCAAAAGCATCTGCTGTTAATACCTTATCAATTGTTAAGCCGTCTTTTGCCATTTGTACAGCGCGAGTACCAGTCTCTTCAGCGATCCGAATACGATCTGCGGTGACTGCTGGCGGTGTTGCTCCACCCGGCACAGTCATACCAAGCGCCTCAGAGATACAAGCCATCGTGCTAGCAGTGCCCATGACTGAGCAGGTACCTACGCTGGCCACCAATTGGTCATTCACTTCATCTTTTTCAGCTTCATCAATTTCGCCAGCACGAAATTTTCCCCAATAGCGACGACAGTCAGTACATGCCCCCACACGCTCACTTCGATGGGAGCCTGTCAACATGGAACCAGTTATCAACTGAATTGCTGGGAGACCCGCAGAAGCGGCACCCATCATTTGCGCAGGTACGGTTTTATCGCAACCACCAATCATCACTACCGCATCCATCGGCTGAGCACGTAACATCTCTTCCGTATCCATTGACATCAGGTTACGCAAATACATGCTGGTAGGAGCAGCAAAGCTTTCATGAATCGAGATCGTGGGGAAATCCATCGGCAAGCCACCAGCCAACATCACGCCACGTTTTACAGCCTCAATCAGTTGCGGCATGTTGCCGTGACAGGGGTTATAGGCACTGCCAGTATTAATAATGCCAATGACGGGGCGATCTAGAGCACTATTGGTATAGCCAGCGCCCTTGATAAATGCTTTGCGCAAAAACAAGGAGAAGCCTTTATCGCCATAACTAGTTAAGCCCTTACGCAAGCCACTTTCTGTGGGCTGCTTTTTTTCTTTATTCGCATTACTTGTCATAAATAATTCTTTAACTTAAAAAATGGTGGTTACTCAGCTTTGATATCGGCTTCTCTAATTACTTTTTCCCAACGCTTGACTTCAGCAGCTAGCAACTCGGCGGATTTCTTAGGCTTAGATGGTACTGCAGCATAAACACCCTGCTTCAGGAATGCTTCCTTCACTTCAGGATTAAGTAATAGTTTAGCGATGGCACTATTCAACTGATCAACGATAGGCATAGGTGTACCGACTGGAGCTAGAACACCAAAGGTAGAGCTCACTTCCAGCGCAGGCATACCAGATTCAGCAGTCGTGGGGACATCAGGCAACATCGAAATGCGTTTTGCCGTTGTCACCGCTAAAGGACGCAATTGGCCAGCATTGATAAACGGTAATGCAGCCGGAACCGTTTCCACCATCATATTGACTTGTCCTGCAACCAAATCGGTCATGGCTGGGCCACTACCCTTGTATGGCACGTGCGTGATTTTGAGACCCGCTTCTTTTTGAAAAATTTCCGCAGCCATTCTCTGTGGTGCGCCCGCGCCAGAAGAGGCGTAATTTAATTTATCTGGATTGGCTTTTGCGTAATCTACCAAGCCTTTTAAGGTTCTGACGGGAACATTGGGGTTAACTACCATCACCAAAGGTACGGAACCCACAATCATGACTGGGGTGAAATCTTTGAGAAGATCGTAACGTAACTTGCCCTTTTCAAGTGTAGCCATAGTGGAATGTGAGGTAACCGCCCCCATCAATAAGGTGTAGCCATCTGGATTTGCCTTGGCTACTGCTTCTGCACCGATATTGCCACCAGCTCCACCGCGATTCTCAACTAACACTTGCTGACCCAAAGATTCACCTAAATTCTTGGCTAGAATTCGCCCAATCACATCGGTAGCCCCACCAGGAGGATAAGGCACGATGAGTTTGATTGGCCTGTCCGGATAAGCGGCATGCACCAAGCCAGAAAAGCCCAGGATCAGTGTTACCTTGGTGATAGAACGGCAAAGCCTACCCAACTGAAAAGTAATCATTTTTGTCTCCATGTCACAGTTTTTTATTTATGCTCTCAATATACTAAACTTTGCTATTAATTCCATTTAAGCTTGCTGAGCTCAATTCCAAATCTTGCCAAGGACCGCTATGTCAAATATTCAACCTTTTCACCTGGCCTTTCCAGTAGACAACTTAGAAGCAGCCCGCACTTTTTACGGCAGCACCCTAGGCTGCGCGGAAGGTCGCAGCTCTGATGAATGGATTGATTTTGATTTCTTTGGACACCAATTGGTTGCCCACCTTGCACCTGAAGAATGCAGTCATACAGCCTCAAATGAAGTTGACGGACATCAAGTTCCCGTAAAACACTTTGGGGTGGTGCTGACAATGCCGGATTGGCATGCGTTGGCGGATAGATTAAGCAGTAGCGGCATGAAATTCATCATCGAGCCACAGATTCGCTTCAAAGGAAAAGTAGGAGAGCAGGCTACGATGTTTTTTCTCGATCCTGCTGGCAATGCCTTGGAGTTCAAAGCATTTGAGGATCCCAGTCAGTTATTCGCCAAGTAAAGCGAATGACTTGTCATGTTTACTGGATACCCAATCGCCAGAGTGAAGTGATTTCAGCTGCTCTTGCAAAATGAAGAGAGTCCGACTCATCAAATGCCTTCGGATGTTTCGGTTTGGTATCGATACGGTCAAGAACAACTAATCCGGCATCTTTAATCCAAGAGAGTAACTCTTCTCGGGATCTGAGCTCAAGATGTTCGGCCAAATCAGACAGAATCAACCAGCCCTCACCTTGGGGTAACACATGATCTTTTAATCCACTTAAAAATCCTTTCAGCATTTGACTGTCAGAGTCATACACCGCATGCTCAAGGGTAGAGCTAGGTCTTGCAGGCACCCATGGTGGGTTACAGACAATTAATGAAGCCTTGCCTGCTGGAAATAAATTGGCTTTCACAATTTCTATTTGAGAGCCCAAACCTAAGAGTGCAATATTTTCTTTGGCACACTGAAGTGCTCGATCATCTTGATCGGTGGCAACAATTTTTTGGACATCCCGCATTGCCAAAATAATCGACAGCACACCGGTACCAACACCAATATCAAAAGCTATCGATGTCCCATTCAGAGATTTAGGCAAAGGGGCACTACAAACTAACTCAATGTACTCGCCACGAACAGGTGAGAAAACGCCGTAATGCGGATGAACGTAAATTGGCTCACCATTTTCATCGGCCAAAATAGGTAAACCATTTTTGCGCCATTCATGAGCGCTGACTACACCCAAGAGTTCGCGCAAAGAAACCACATAGGATTGAGTGACGGTGCCATATACCTCGGTACATGCTTGGGAAATATCCGGCGCTCGGCGCAATGAAATCGTGTGATCTAAATTACATTGAATTAACAACATCCCCAATATTCGGGCACGCTGAGATTGAATCAGGCGGTGTTGATTAAAAATATCTTTTGCTGTTTTCTTGATGACCGGCTCACCTGACTTATCCAGCCTCTTGCCTGCGCGCTTCGATTTTTTTGATGGTTTATCTATACGACGAACCAATGCCTGCAATAGCTGGCGAGCATTTTGGAAATCCCCCTTCCAGAGGATAGCCGTACCTTCACATGCCAAGCGATAGGCATCGTCCGCTGTTAATGTATCGTCAGCAGTCACCACTTTTTTATGTGCCGCAATGCCATTTTCAGAATGCCAAACTGCTGAACAGGTCTGACCGCCCTCTTCCCAGTGAATCGAGCTACCCTGGTTCATGAATTACTCAGGAGGATGTTCCTCGGGATTGACATCTAAGGCGATCAAAAATCGAGAGACCATGTTGTAAGCTGCCACTACAGTGACAAGCTCAACGGTATCGGTATTGCCCAAAGCAGCCTGCAAGCGCTTCATCAGAGCGCTATCAACCTGAATATTGCGCGTCATCTGAAACGTGAGTTCTGCAGCATCATTTTCTACAGAAGAGAATAAGGTGCTGGGAAAACTTGGTTGACCAATTAAACGCAGTGCTTGAACTTGTTCTTCAGTACCACCTGCCTTGATAAACGGCGGGGCATGGTGAAAAAACTCATATTCAGCGCCATTAAGAACAGCTACCCCGCACATGGCAAGCTCACGTAACTTTGGATCTAAAGAGAGATTGTTGCGAATCTCGCCTACAAAATGATTCCAGCCCTCAGCAATGGGGGTGCTATGTAAAAGCATGCGATCCAAATTAATGAACTGACCACCACGTCTTTTGCGAATAGCCGCTACAAGTTCAGCCGGCTCTGCTAAGTCCATCGGCTGATAGGGGATTAAACGTTCACTCATATCAATTCCTATTGCGCTTCTTTAATATTATTTTCAATCACAAACTTACCCCAGATCGCAATTTGCTTACCAATAAAGTCACGCAAAGTCTCTGGGTTGCCGGCGACAATTTGAATCCCTTGAGACTTCAGCTTCTCGGACACAGCTGGTGTTTTTAATGCTTTAGCGACAGCCTCATTCATGGCATTCACAATTGCTGGTGGAGTTTTGCCTGGCGCCAAAACTGCCCACCATGCTGGTGCATTAAATCCAGGGAAACCACTTTCGGCAATCGTTGGCACATTAGGCAACTCAGGAGATCTTTTAGCGGTAGTAATTACCAAGGGAATGACGCCGCCACTGTCAACATGGGGCTTGACTAAGAATTCTGAGCCAACAGCCAGTGGAACTTGGCCACCGAGTACATCTTGCATCAATGGGCCTCCGCCACGATAAGGAACGTGATTCCAATCGAATCCCGCTTGCTTGGCCAAACGCGCCATGGCCAAATGACCTAAGCTACCAATACCAATAGACCCATAGCTAAATTGTTTACCAGCCTTAGACTGGTCTACCAACTGCTTAAAGCTCGTGATCCCAGAATTCTTACTAGCAACTAATACCATTGGTGAAGTGCCAATTAAGGTCACAGGCGCAATATCTTTAATCGTGTCATACGGGAGCTTATCTTTGAGGATTGGATTGACGCCGTGCGTGTCAAAAACCACTGCAAAGGTATAACCATCAGGATCTGACCTTGTCATGGCGGCGGTTCCGATCACACCAGATGCACCACCAATATTTTCAACAATGACGTTTTGCTTTAATTCTGCTTGTAAAGCCGGGGCTATGGTACGCGCCACTTGATCCACAGAGCCACCTGGCGGGAAAACAGCAATCAGGCGAATAGGCTTTTGGGTAGGCCAAGCCCCCACACCGGCAGTTTGAGCGCTAGCAAAAGAGCCAGCAAACATCAAAAATAGGCCAAATAAAAGCACTTTTTTAGTTATTTTCAAGCAAATCAGCATGACGTCATCTCCCTCGATTAAGACTACAAGATTACCACCCATCCTCGCCGCTTGTTTGATAATGGATGCCAGTGCAAGATGAGATTACCTATGAAACCAATTTTGAACATAGCTGCCTACTTATTTGTCAGTCTAGACAATTTAACCGAGCTACGCGCCAAGATCTTAGATGAGTGCAATTCTGGCGAGTTAAAGGGCACCATTCTCTTGACTGGCGAAGGCATTAATATGTTTTTAGCTGGTAGCGAACCTAAATTGCGTAGCTTTCTAAATTACTTGCGACAAGATCCGCGCTTTGCATCCCTTCAAGCTAAAGATAGCTGGTCCGAAACCCAGCCCTTTAAGAAGATGCTGGTCAAAATTAAGAATGAAATCATTCGGATGAATCATCCAGCGATTCGTCCGGAAGAAGGTCGCGCAAACTTCATCACACCGAAAAAATTACAAGAGTGGCTTGATCGCGGAACAGATGATTTGGGACGGCAGGTAGTCATGGTGGACACACGTAATGCATTTGAAGTCGAGTATGGTACTTTTGAAAATGCGCTGCATTTCAATATCGAGAAATTTACAGAATTTCCTGAGGCGATCACTGCGCATAAAGATAAGCTAGCGGATAAAACTTTGGTGAGCTTTTGTACCGGCGGAATTCGTTGTGAAAAATCTGGTCTCTACATGCGCGAAATTGGCATGCAACATAGCTATCAGCTGGAGGGAGGTATCCTCAAGTACTTTGAAGAGGTTGGCTCCGCACACTACTCCGGCAGCTGCTTTGTATTTGATGAACGGGAAGCGCTAGAACCTAACTTAGACACTATCCCGCTTGAGCGCTCGATCCGCAAAAAACAAATCGCATAAATACCGAAGGTATTAGTCTGATTTACCCACCAAAGTCATATGCTCAACAAAAGGTGGTTTTACAAAGAATGGCCCAACAATGGCTCGCCAATCAGCAAAAGCATCAGACCCCCTAAAGTCAACCATGTGATTATCAAGGGTATCCCAGTAAATCAGCAATAGATACCGAGCAGGACTTTCGATACTGCGGTTAACCTTAAAGCCCTGAAAGCCTTTAGCTTTTGCTATCACCGTATTGACCCCGCGCAAAATGGCCTCCTCAAACTCAGCACCCTTAGTTGGGTCAATTTCGATATCGCAGTGCTCTAAAATCATGATGTTTCCTTTTTAAAAAGTATTTCTAT contains the following coding sequences:
- the gyrA gene encoding DNA gyrase subunit A encodes the protein MEQAAKETLPISLEDEMRRSYLDYAMSVIVGRALPDVRDGLKPVHRRVLFAMYELNNDWNRAYKKSARIVGDVIGKYHPHGDSAVYDTIVRMAQDFSLRYMLVDGQGNFGSVDGDNAAAMRYTEIRLRKIAHELLADLDKETVDFGPNYDGSEKEPLILPAKVPNLLINGSSGIAVGMATNIPPHNLDEVVTACLHVLHNPECSIDELIEIIPAPDFPTAGIIYGVQGVREGYRTGRGRVVMRAKTHFEDLDKGARQAIIVDELPYQVNKKNLLERIAELVNEKKVEGISDLRDESDKSGMRVVIELKRGEVPEVVLNNLYKSTQLQDNFGMNMVALVDNQPRLLNLKQMLEYFLQHRREVVTRRTIFELRKARERGHVLEGLAVALANIDEFIAIIKAAANPVVAKQELMSKAWDSSMVREMLARAETDTPGGRNAYRPEGLLPEYGMQTTGLYRLSDSQAQEILQMRLQRLTGLEQDKIVNEYKDVMAEISDLLDLLAKPERVTQVIESELKEVQAEFGIAGGDSGRRSFIEMNATELFTEDLITPQDMVVTLSNTGYMKSQPLSEYRAQKRGGRGKQAAATKNEDWIETLFVANTHDIILCFSDRGRMYWLKVWEVPQGSRNSRGKPIVNMFPLIEGEKITVILPIKGYQDDHYVFMATSLGTVKKTRLSDFSNPRKAGIIAVDLNENDFLVGAAITDGQHDVMLFSDAGKAVRFDENDVRPMGRTARGVRGMNLGEGHQVIAMLVAPAEAAEGAEVAVVDANGLVIPSSVLTATENGFGKRTPIGEYTRHGRGTKGMIAIQTTERNGKVVAAALVSPEDQIMLITTGGILVRTRVSEIREMGRATQGVTLINVDEGTRLSGLQRIAESDSDDESDLEDGEDGDPALDSNPDETGDA
- the ompA gene encoding outer membrane protein OmpA translates to MNKTLKLVLAGVITVAATAASAQNVDNWVNSTGLSWKNGDGTLCWRDASWTPATAAKGCDGFLAPKPAATSGVSQSKITLQADTLYDFDKATLKPEGQATLDKIAKDLSKIKLEVIIAVGNTDSVGTDAYNMALGQRRAQSVKAYLVSKGVDGSRIYTESKGKSNPVASNATAEGRAKNRRTDIEVVGTAAVK
- the ubiG gene encoding bifunctional 2-polyprenyl-6-hydroxyphenol methylase/3-demethylubiquinol 3-O-methyltransferase UbiG, with amino-acid sequence MNVDQSEIAKFSALAHRWWDPHSEFKPLHAINPLRLNWIKSFVDLQGKKVLDVGCGGGILAESIAQSGADTCGIDLSEKALKVAELHALEVGATLKYRSISAEALAEEEPGQYDVVTCMEMLEHVPDPASVVQACANLCKPGGTLFFSTLNRNPKSYLFAIIGAEYILRLLPKGTHEYAKFIKPSELVAFTRHAGLDMLGMKGMTYNPITQVYKLGEDVDVNYMIAVRK
- a CDS encoding HAD family hydrolase, with the translated sequence MNSGLVSPYKGIFFDLDGTLADTAPDLVAAANQLLIARNLPPMQYEVLRPRASAGARGLIRGAFGIDTDHPDFIPLRDEFFSNYEKALLVNSVIFDGVDHLLDQLDGAKLPWGIVTNKSERFTNPLTELMGLRQRAASTVSGDTTPHSKPHPEPILHAARLANIDPTKSVYVGDDIRDIVAGKAAGMKTIAAAYGYCGCEEPPEAWGADYLVHHPKELLEIIFPQ
- a CDS encoding IlvD/Edd family dehydratase encodes the protein MTSNANKEKKQPTESGLRKGLTSYGDKGFSLFLRKAFIKGAGYTNSALDRPVIGIINTGSAYNPCHGNMPQLIEAVKRGVMLAGGLPMDFPTISIHESFAAPTSMYLRNLMSMDTEEMLRAQPMDAVVMIGGCDKTVPAQMMGAASAGLPAIQLITGSMLTGSHRSERVGACTDCRRYWGKFRAGEIDEAEKDEVNDQLVASVGTCSVMGTASTMACISEALGMTVPGGATPPAVTADRIRIAEETGTRAVQMAKDGLTIDKVLTADAFENAMRVLLAIGGSTNGIVHLAAIAGRMGLEIDLDALDKMGDETPVLVDLKPSGDHYMENFHDAGGMTTLLRELKPLLKLDAMTVTGRTLGEEIDAAPPSFKQDVVRKFDNPIYPRGSIAVLHGNLAPGGAIIKQSAANEKLMEHEGRAIVFENSEDLANRIDSPDLDVTADDILVLKNIGPKGAPGMPEAGYIPIPMKLARAGVKDIVRISDGRMSGTAFGTIVLHVTPEAAVGGPLAFVNNGDRIRLSVKNREISLLVSDEELTKRAKENPVIEPTAERGYLKLFLDTVTQADKGVDFDFLRAVKMVGKTPKR
- a CDS encoding tripartite tricarboxylate transporter substrate binding protein, whose protein sequence is MITFQLGRLCRSITKVTLILGFSGLVHAAYPDRPIKLIVPYPPGGATDVIGRILAKNLGESLGQQVLVENRGGAGGNIGAEAVAKANPDGYTLLMGAVTSHSTMATLEKGKLRYDLLKDFTPVMIVGSVPLVMVVNPNVPVRTLKGLVDYAKANPDKLNYASSGAGAPQRMAAEIFQKEAGLKITHVPYKGSGPAMTDLVAGQVNMMVETVPAALPFINAGQLRPLAVTTAKRISMLPDVPTTAESGMPALEVSSTFGVLAPVGTPMPIVDQLNSAIAKLLLNPEVKEAFLKQGVYAAVPSKPKKSAELLAAEVKRWEKVIREADIKAE
- a CDS encoding VOC family protein, with product MSNIQPFHLAFPVDNLEAARTFYGSTLGCAEGRSSDEWIDFDFFGHQLVAHLAPEECSHTASNEVDGHQVPVKHFGVVLTMPDWHALADRLSSSGMKFIIEPQIRFKGKVGEQATMFFLDPAGNALEFKAFEDPSQLFAK